The Candidatus Desulfatibia profunda genome contains a region encoding:
- a CDS encoding cysteine--tRNA ligase, translated as MAIRVFNTMGRKKQLFEPLEPGRVRMYVCGPTVYDSCHIGHARSVVVFDIIARYLRAKGFEVTYVRNFTDVDDKIIDKANQLGIDCRTLAEKYIKEFYEDMESLNVERADVEPKPTEHIDQIIKFIERLIEARFAYQINGDVYYSIEAFKDYGKLSGRKLEEMEAGARVDVDTRKHNPFDFVLWKSSKPGEPAWDSPWGKGRPGWHIECSVMSSEYLGETFDIHGGGKDLCFPHHENEIAQSESVFGKPFVKYWIHNGFVNINQEKMSKSLGNFLMIKDVIKTYHPEAVRLFLLSNHYRSPIDFTDQAMDEARAGLDKIYAFLQRVEQKIGLKAPGDVAPGYCWKRFCEAMDDDFNSARGIGLLFDTIRNANRRLDTCKENLSLDSEKKLQSDQADILRIGSVLGILTESPQAYFDKERSRALAQQSIEPAVIDKMVQERNEARASKDWERADKIRKQLEEMNIILEDRPEGTIWKTG; from the coding sequence ATGGCGATTCGCGTTTTCAATACAATGGGCCGAAAAAAACAACTTTTTGAACCCCTGGAGCCCGGCAGAGTCCGAATGTATGTCTGCGGTCCTACAGTGTATGACTCATGCCATATCGGGCATGCACGATCTGTAGTGGTGTTTGATATCATCGCCCGCTATCTCAGAGCAAAAGGCTTTGAAGTAACCTATGTCAGAAATTTTACGGATGTTGACGACAAAATCATAGATAAGGCCAACCAACTGGGTATCGACTGCCGGACCCTGGCCGAAAAATACATCAAGGAATTCTATGAGGACATGGAGTCCCTGAATGTAGAAAGGGCCGACGTTGAGCCTAAACCGACCGAGCATATCGATCAAATCATTAAGTTTATCGAACGGCTGATTGAAGCGCGTTTTGCCTACCAAATCAACGGCGATGTGTATTATTCCATCGAGGCATTCAAAGACTATGGCAAACTTTCCGGCCGAAAGCTTGAAGAAATGGAGGCCGGGGCCCGAGTCGATGTTGACACAAGAAAACATAATCCTTTTGATTTTGTTTTATGGAAATCTTCGAAACCCGGGGAACCGGCCTGGGACAGCCCGTGGGGCAAAGGGAGACCGGGATGGCACATCGAGTGTTCAGTGATGAGCAGCGAATATCTGGGTGAAACCTTTGATATTCATGGCGGCGGCAAAGACCTGTGCTTTCCGCACCATGAAAACGAGATCGCCCAGTCTGAAAGTGTTTTCGGAAAACCGTTTGTTAAGTACTGGATACACAACGGCTTTGTGAATATCAATCAGGAAAAAATGTCAAAGTCTCTGGGCAATTTCCTGATGATAAAGGATGTGATCAAAACGTATCATCCTGAAGCCGTGCGTCTTTTTTTACTTTCAAATCACTATCGCAGCCCCATCGATTTTACCGACCAGGCCATGGATGAAGCCCGTGCGGGTCTTGATAAAATTTATGCTTTTCTTCAACGTGTTGAGCAAAAGATCGGTTTGAAGGCTCCTGGAGACGTCGCCCCCGGTTATTGCTGGAAACGTTTTTGTGAGGCAATGGATGACGATTTCAATTCTGCCCGTGGCATCGGCCTCCTTTTTGACACGATTCGCAACGCCAACCGCCGGTTGGATACTTGTAAAGAAAACTTATCTTTGGATTCCGAAAAGAAGCTGCAATCCGATCAGGCCGATATTCTGAGAATCGGCAGCGTCCTGGGAATCCTGACCGAATCGCCCCAGGCCTACTTTGATAAAGAAAGATCCCGAGCCCTTGCACAACAATCAATTGAACCGGCGGTCATTGACAAAATGGTTCAGGAGCGGAACGAAGCCAGAGCGTCAAAAGACTGGGAAAGGGCGGATAAAATCAGAAAACAGCTTGAAGAAATGAATATCATTCTTGAAGATCGGCCCGAAGGAACGATTTGGAAAACTGGTTGA
- a CDS encoding GTPase domain-containing protein, whose translation MAIFNLKKREIECKIVYYGPGRCGKTTNLEYIFKTYKKQIEGEMVSVNTEGDRTLFFDFLPIGLGKIKGCEVRVQLYTVPGQVQYSSTRKLVLRGVDGVIFVADSLEVRREKNMISLKDLQQNLKEYGISILKIPLILQYNKRDLAEQGFPLMSIEQMEKDLNRQLKVSSFPGSAFTGQGVGATLKECLKLTLKSLQKEMMTG comes from the coding sequence ATGGCTATTTTTAATTTAAAAAAAAGGGAAATCGAGTGTAAAATCGTGTATTACGGTCCTGGCCGATGCGGTAAAACAACGAATCTTGAATACATTTTCAAAACCTATAAAAAACAGATCGAAGGTGAAATGGTGTCCGTCAACACCGAGGGAGACCGAACCCTGTTCTTTGACTTTCTGCCCATCGGACTTGGCAAAATAAAAGGCTGTGAAGTCAGGGTCCAACTGTATACGGTTCCCGGTCAAGTTCAATACAGCTCTACCCGGAAACTGGTTTTGAGAGGAGTCGACGGGGTTATTTTTGTCGCTGATTCCCTTGAAGTCAGACGGGAAAAAAATATGATATCGCTGAAGGATCTTCAGCAGAACTTGAAAGAGTATGGCATCAGCATTCTTAAAATACCCCTTATTCTGCAGTACAACAAAAGGGATCTTGCCGAACAGGGCTTTCCACTGATGTCTATCGAACAAATGGAAAAGGACTTAAACCGACAACTGAAGGTATCTTCGTTTCCTGGCAGCGCTTTCACGGGGCAGGGGGTCGGGGCAACCTTAAAGGAATGCTTGAAGTTAACATTAAAATCATTGCAAAAAGAAATGATGACAGGGTAG
- the uvrB gene encoding excinuclease ABC subunit UvrB — MPSFKLSSAFSPKGDQSDAIAALSGGVLSGKKHQVLLGVTGSGKTFTMANVIAMVEKPSLVIAPNKTLAAQLYHEFRTFFPENAVEYFVSYYDYYQPEAYIPASDTYIQKDSSINDMIDKLRHSATRSVLSRRDVIVVASVSCIFGLGAPEDYLAMRVDIEKDTELVRDKLLYDLIGMHYERNDVDFHRGVFRVRGDRVEIFPSYEEDKALRIEFFGDEVEGISEIDPLRGIVTKRLKKTTIYPASHYVTQKKVLKKAIESIVLELKARIDYFRAENKLIEAQRIEERTNFDLEMMQELGYCNGIENYSRHLTGRDTGEPPPTLLDYFPDDFLLFIDESHIAVPQVRAMYKGDRSRKKTLVEYGFRLPSALDNRPLSFDEFESRVLQTIFVSATPAEYELEKAGNTFVEQIVRPTGLVDPQIDVRQAKNQVDDLFEEILIRRKRNERVLVTTLTKRMAEDLTEYYSDMGIRVRYLHAEVNTLERMDIIHDLRAGKFDVLIGINLLREGLDIPEVSLVAILDADKEGFLRSTRSLVQSCGRAARNVRGQVIMYADMTTASMKQAIAETNRRRKIQKAYNKRHGTMPKSIEKDIASVFGPMAELEKTSADQVSEAVAHYNSLDDLDDIITALQKEMAQAAKELAFERASEIRDQIKALKKLIVFEI; from the coding sequence ATGCCTTCCTTTAAGTTATCCTCAGCGTTTAGCCCAAAGGGTGACCAGTCAGATGCCATCGCCGCTTTGAGCGGCGGTGTTTTATCCGGGAAAAAACATCAGGTACTTTTGGGGGTGACAGGTTCCGGCAAAACGTTTACGATGGCAAATGTTATCGCCATGGTGGAGAAGCCGTCGCTGGTGATCGCTCCGAACAAAACCCTTGCGGCCCAACTGTATCATGAATTCAGAACATTTTTTCCCGAAAACGCGGTTGAGTATTTTGTCAGTTATTATGATTACTACCAACCTGAAGCGTATATCCCTGCCAGCGACACGTATATCCAAAAAGATTCCTCCATCAACGATATGATCGATAAACTCCGACATTCGGCGACACGATCCGTGCTGTCTCGCAGGGACGTCATTGTCGTTGCAAGCGTATCCTGTATTTTCGGGCTTGGAGCTCCTGAAGACTATCTGGCGATGCGTGTCGATATCGAAAAAGACACGGAACTTGTCCGTGACAAGCTCCTGTATGATCTTATCGGCATGCATTATGAGCGTAATGATGTCGATTTTCACAGGGGAGTTTTCAGGGTTAGGGGGGATCGGGTCGAAATTTTTCCGTCCTACGAAGAAGACAAGGCGCTAAGGATCGAGTTTTTTGGTGATGAGGTTGAAGGCATATCAGAGATTGATCCCCTAAGAGGAATTGTTACCAAACGCTTGAAAAAGACAACAATATATCCGGCCAGCCACTATGTCACTCAGAAAAAGGTTCTGAAAAAAGCGATAGAATCAATTGTTCTGGAATTGAAGGCGAGAATCGATTATTTCAGAGCGGAAAACAAGCTGATCGAAGCCCAGCGGATTGAAGAACGGACGAATTTTGACCTTGAGATGATGCAGGAACTCGGATACTGCAACGGCATTGAAAATTATTCACGTCACCTCACAGGCCGGGATACCGGAGAACCGCCGCCGACGCTGTTAGATTATTTCCCCGATGATTTTCTGTTGTTTATCGATGAAAGTCATATTGCCGTTCCCCAGGTTCGCGCCATGTACAAAGGAGACAGGTCCCGCAAAAAGACCCTTGTTGAATACGGGTTCAGGCTGCCTTCGGCTTTGGATAACCGTCCCTTGAGCTTCGATGAGTTCGAATCAAGGGTTTTACAGACAATTTTTGTATCGGCCACACCGGCCGAGTACGAACTTGAAAAGGCCGGAAACACATTTGTCGAACAGATTGTCAGGCCGACAGGTCTGGTTGATCCGCAAATAGACGTCCGGCAAGCGAAAAACCAGGTGGACGATCTTTTTGAAGAAATCCTGATACGCCGAAAAAGGAATGAAAGAGTCCTTGTAACCACCTTGACAAAGCGGATGGCCGAAGATCTTACCGAATATTATTCTGACATGGGAATACGCGTGCGCTATCTTCATGCGGAAGTCAATACGCTGGAAAGAATGGATATCATCCACGATTTGAGGGCCGGCAAGTTTGATGTTTTGATCGGGATCAATCTGTTGCGTGAAGGCTTAGACATTCCGGAGGTGTCACTGGTCGCCATCCTCGATGCCGACAAGGAAGGTTTCTTGCGTTCCACACGATCGCTGGTTCAGAGCTGCGGCCGCGCGGCCAGAAATGTTCGGGGCCAGGTGATCATGTATGCCGATATGACAACAGCTTCCATGAAACAGGCCATCGCTGAAACCAACCGGCGCAGGAAAATTCAGAAAGCCTACAACAAGAGACACGGCACCATGCCGAAATCCATTGAAAAGGATATCGCATCCGTTTTTGGGCCGATGGCTGAACTTGAGAAGACTTCCGCAGATCAAGTATCTGAAGCGGTTGCTCACTATAATTCGTTGGACGATTTGGACGATATTATCACGGCACTGCAAAAAGAAATGGCGCAGGCCGCCAAAGAGCTTGCATTCGAGAGGGCTTCAGAAATCCGAGACCAGATTAAGGCCCTGAAAAAATTAATCGTTTTCGAAATATGA
- a CDS encoding 2-C-methyl-D-erythritol 2,4-cyclodiphosphate synthase: MHIGIGYDIHPLISNRKLVLGGVVVPFEKGLGGHSDADVLVHAVIDALLGAAGLGDIGEHFPDTAPEFKDISSLKLLAKTHDLINAKGFTVQNIDATIFAETPKLTPYKAAMRKNIARTIEIKPDCVNVKAKTFEGLGVIGKGEGIAALSVALLKSVT, encoded by the coding sequence ATGCACATCGGTATCGGATATGATATTCATCCCCTAATTTCGAACCGCAAGCTTGTTCTGGGCGGAGTCGTCGTTCCTTTTGAAAAAGGGCTTGGCGGGCATTCAGATGCAGATGTGCTCGTGCATGCGGTCATCGACGCCCTGCTGGGTGCGGCCGGTTTGGGTGATATCGGTGAACATTTCCCGGACACGGCTCCGGAGTTCAAGGACATCTCCAGCCTAAAACTGCTGGCTAAAACCCATGATTTGATTAACGCCAAGGGTTTTACGGTTCAGAATATTGACGCTACTATTTTTGCCGAGACCCCTAAACTTACTCCATACAAAGCGGCGATGCGAAAAAATATTGCACGAACAATTGAAATTAAGCCTGATTGTGTTAATGTTAAAGCGAAAACCTTCGAAGGTCTCGGTGTGATCGGGAAAGGCGAGGGCATCGCTGCGCTGAGCGTTGCATTACTAAAAAGCGTTACTTAG
- a CDS encoding ParB N-terminal domain-containing protein produces MRFKIQTVKLSNIDCKDNTYRITTETNVSDLMVSIRHVGLLNPPLLIGDDTEYTVVSGFRRIEACRGLGWSHLEARLLDPETTMIDCAQYAITDNALQRPLNLIETSRSIGLISAFVQDDDTMAMKLSSLSLPQNPALVKKIQKIRHLSRPIQRAILFNTISLAMALELGDLAPDAGNGFIELFENLKLSLNKQREVVNLVKEIAFREEIAVMEVLREKRLQEILTHADLDKSQKTRMIRSYLKKRRFPAITSAERTFDRLMKELKLGSEIKLTPPDNFEGPIYTLTLKFKDLVELKDRQATFDTIIRNPALEKIMGR; encoded by the coding sequence ATGCGCTTTAAAATTCAGACCGTAAAGCTGTCCAATATCGATTGCAAAGATAACACCTACCGCATAACGACCGAAACAAATGTCAGCGATCTAATGGTTTCCATTAGGCACGTAGGGTTGTTGAATCCTCCGTTGTTAATAGGAGACGATACGGAATATACGGTCGTATCAGGATTTCGCAGAATCGAAGCCTGCCGCGGCCTCGGATGGTCCCACCTCGAAGCAAGACTATTGGATCCTGAAACAACCATGATCGATTGTGCCCAATATGCCATCACAGACAATGCCCTGCAAAGACCCCTCAATCTGATCGAGACATCGAGATCGATCGGCTTAATTTCCGCCTTTGTTCAAGATGACGATACCATGGCCATGAAATTATCGTCCTTGAGCTTGCCGCAGAATCCGGCCCTGGTCAAAAAAATTCAGAAAATACGTCATCTTTCCCGGCCCATACAACGGGCAATACTCTTCAATACGATTTCCTTGGCCATGGCGCTGGAATTGGGCGATTTGGCACCGGATGCCGGCAACGGCTTTATAGAACTTTTTGAAAATCTTAAATTGAGTCTTAACAAACAAAGGGAAGTTGTAAATCTGGTAAAGGAAATTGCGTTTCGTGAGGAAATTGCCGTAATGGAAGTGCTTCGTGAAAAGCGTTTACAAGAAATTCTAACACACGCAGATCTTGATAAAAGTCAAAAGACCCGTATGATACGATCTTATTTGAAAAAGCGGCGTTTCCCTGCCATAACCAGTGCTGAAAGAACCTTTGACCGGCTGATGAAAGAATTAAAGCTTGGAAGCGAAATAAAATTGACGCCTCCCGATAATTTTGAAGGTCCTATATATACTTTAACCT
- a CDS encoding PilZ domain-containing protein: MTQEDKRLHPRIQALNLISYDCLDEAGQVIMQGMGRTLNISEGGILLETHVQIEPQSDVLLSIGLEDDLIEIKGKVVTSKPGKEDKFESGIQLLEVGEADLVVLKLYIKAFKGL, translated from the coding sequence ATGACGCAAGAAGATAAAAGACTGCATCCAAGAATTCAGGCCCTCAATCTAATATCCTATGATTGCCTGGATGAAGCCGGTCAAGTAATCATGCAGGGAATGGGCAGGACCTTAAACATCAGTGAAGGCGGTATCCTTTTGGAAACACATGTTCAGATTGAACCGCAATCCGACGTTTTGCTGTCAATAGGCCTGGAAGATGATTTGATCGAAATCAAAGGTAAGGTTGTTACATCCAAGCCGGGCAAGGAGGATAAGTTTGAATCCGGAATTCAGCTCCTTGAAGTGGGTGAAGCAGACCTCGTTGTTTTAAAGTTATATATAAAAGCGTTCAAAGGACTCTAA
- the uvrC gene encoding excinuclease ABC subunit UvrC: MKPQADSESLVSGIQEKLSRVSRGPGVYIMKDVCDNVIYVGKARNLKKRLASYFSGFDSSSSPRQLDMKTGILLKKIADFDTILTRTEKEALILESNLIKRHKPRYNVILKDDKRYPSLRLDIKNGYPDLTVARKLEKDGALYFGPYASASAVRQTLKIVHKTFQLRKCKRKSFQNRTRPCLNYQIGACLAPCCLDVDQIKYQEVVKEVILFLNGKTPELIQKIKKEMVAAAAMQDFEKAAVFRDKMFALEKILEKQVAVTTDFMDRDVLAVARTAGSALITLLVVRGGFLLGTRHFSFPETIATEAEMIGTFIRQYYEKIPFVPKEILVPISIEDVSLLAELLSDIKGQKVRILRPQRGEKARLVNMAIQNAENSLKDITASELIDRDLLAGLQQRLKLNRLPERIECIDNSNISGKEAVAAVVVFEKAKPMTSAYRRFRIKTVAAHNDYGYLTEVMQRRFGKGEKSKPYPDILLVDGGKGQLNIAVAVLKELKLDGKFEILSIAKKDEKKGETLDKIYRPGQANPVNLGREGHLLLFLQRIRDEAHRFAISFHRKRRSMTFMHSVLDTIPGIGPKRKKVLLKHFGSINRIRAATLEELSAVPGMNRKVAENIITRLAHEELI; encoded by the coding sequence ATGAAACCACAAGCAGATAGTGAAAGTTTGGTATCCGGCATTCAGGAGAAATTATCACGGGTTTCCCGCGGGCCCGGCGTATATATTATGAAAGATGTCTGTGACAACGTTATCTATGTGGGCAAAGCCCGCAACCTGAAGAAACGGCTGGCATCTTATTTTTCCGGATTCGATTCCAGTTCCAGTCCCCGGCAGTTGGATATGAAGACAGGGATTCTGTTAAAAAAAATTGCGGACTTCGACACCATCTTAACACGTACCGAAAAAGAGGCCCTGATTCTTGAATCGAACCTGATCAAACGCCATAAGCCCCGCTACAACGTCATTTTAAAAGATGACAAACGCTATCCCTCCTTGCGCCTGGACATTAAAAATGGTTATCCCGACCTGACCGTTGCGCGCAAATTGGAAAAAGACGGCGCCCTTTATTTTGGACCGTATGCGTCTGCCTCGGCAGTCCGCCAAACGCTTAAAATTGTCCATAAGACTTTTCAACTTCGTAAATGTAAACGCAAGTCATTTCAAAACCGAACTCGCCCTTGCCTCAACTACCAAATAGGCGCCTGTCTGGCACCTTGCTGCCTCGATGTCGACCAGATCAAGTATCAAGAAGTCGTTAAGGAAGTTATCCTGTTTTTAAACGGGAAGACCCCTGAGCTTATTCAAAAAATAAAAAAAGAGATGGTGGCTGCCGCCGCCATGCAGGACTTTGAAAAGGCAGCGGTTTTTCGGGATAAAATGTTTGCGCTTGAAAAGATCCTTGAAAAACAGGTCGCGGTTACAACCGATTTTATGGACAGAGATGTGCTGGCTGTTGCCCGCACCGCTGGATCTGCCCTGATCACACTCCTTGTTGTTCGTGGCGGGTTCCTGTTGGGGACACGTCATTTCAGTTTTCCGGAGACCATCGCAACGGAAGCGGAAATGATCGGAACATTTATTCGGCAGTATTATGAAAAAATTCCTTTTGTGCCCAAAGAAATTCTGGTTCCGATCTCAATTGAAGATGTCTCCTTGCTGGCGGAATTGCTGAGCGACATCAAGGGCCAAAAAGTTCGGATTCTCCGGCCTCAGAGGGGTGAAAAGGCTCGCCTGGTTAACATGGCGATCCAGAACGCCGAGAACAGCCTCAAAGATATCACGGCTTCCGAATTAATAGACAGAGATCTGCTGGCCGGCCTTCAGCAAAGATTGAAACTGAACAGACTGCCGGAGCGTATCGAGTGTATTGACAATTCCAACATCTCGGGAAAAGAGGCAGTGGCTGCCGTGGTGGTCTTTGAGAAGGCAAAACCGATGACATCCGCCTACCGCAGATTCAGGATTAAAACCGTCGCCGCCCACAATGACTACGGCTATCTAACTGAAGTCATGCAAAGGCGGTTCGGGAAAGGAGAAAAGTCAAAACCTTATCCGGATATTTTGTTGGTAGACGGCGGCAAAGGCCAGTTGAACATCGCAGTGGCAGTGCTAAAAGAACTGAAGCTGGATGGAAAATTTGAAATCTTGAGTATTGCCAAGAAAGATGAAAAAAAAGGTGAAACTTTAGACAAAATTTACAGGCCGGGACAGGCCAATCCCGTCAATTTGGGCCGGGAAGGGCACCTTCTGCTTTTTCTGCAACGAATCCGAGATGAAGCCCACCGTTTCGCAATTTCATTTCACCGTAAGCGTCGTTCCATGACATTCATGCACTCTGTTCTGGATACGATTCCCGGAATAGGCCCTAAAAGAAAAAAAGTGCTTTTAAAGCATTTCGGCAGCATCAATAGGATCCGGGCAGCAACTCTCGAAGAACTGAGCGCTGTGCCCGGTATGAATCGAAAAGTCGCCGAAAATATCATCACCCGGCTTGCTCATGAAGAATTGATCTGA
- a CDS encoding phosphoribosylaminoimidazolesuccinocarboxamide synthase, whose protein sequence is MDQPVRETDFKKLHLLKRGKVRDIYDLGDMLLMVATDRISAFDVIMPDPIPDKGRILTRISLFWFNIMEPLVPNHLISSNVDGYPASCKPYADILRGRSMLVQKAKPLPIECVVRGYLSGSGWKEYQESGSICGIKLPQGLQESDKLPEPIFTPSTKAEIGQHDINIDFEAVGEKIGASLAEQVKTLSLAIYQKGARRAEEKGIIIADTKFEFGLAQDHIILIDEVLTPDSSRFWPKTSYRPGGPQDSFDKQYLRDYLISINWNQKPPGPALPENVIMNTRKKYLEALKQLTDNHAL, encoded by the coding sequence ATGGACCAGCCCGTGCGTGAAACAGATTTTAAAAAGCTTCATCTTTTGAAAAGAGGCAAGGTGCGGGATATTTATGATCTGGGCGATATGCTTTTAATGGTGGCGACGGATCGTATTTCTGCATTTGATGTCATCATGCCGGACCCCATTCCTGATAAAGGCAGGATTTTGACCCGGATATCCCTTTTCTGGTTTAACATTATGGAACCTCTGGTGCCCAACCATCTCATTTCGAGCAATGTGGACGGCTACCCGGCGTCCTGCAAGCCTTATGCCGACATCCTTCGCGGCCGAAGCATGCTTGTTCAAAAGGCCAAGCCACTCCCGATCGAATGTGTTGTCAGGGGCTATCTTTCAGGATCCGGCTGGAAAGAATATCAGGAATCCGGAAGTATCTGCGGAATAAAACTGCCGCAAGGTCTGCAAGAATCCGATAAACTCCCCGAACCTATTTTTACGCCATCAACAAAGGCGGAAATCGGACAGCATGATATTAATATCGATTTTGAAGCAGTTGGGGAAAAAATAGGGGCAAGCCTTGCCGAACAGGTCAAAACACTGAGCCTGGCGATCTATCAAAAAGGCGCCCGGCGGGCCGAAGAAAAAGGAATTATCATTGCAGACACCAAGTTTGAATTCGGCCTTGCGCAAGATCATATCATTCTCATCGATGAAGTGCTGACCCCTGACTCATCCAGATTCTGGCCCAAAACGTCCTACCGGCCGGGTGGCCCGCAAGATAGCTTTGACAAGCAATATCTCAGAGACTACCTGATTTCCATCAACTGGAACCAAAAACCACCGGGACCGGCTCTTCCGGAAAACGTCATCATGAATACCCGTAAGAAATACCTGGAAGCACTAAAACAACTTACCGATAATCATGCGCTTTAA
- a CDS encoding cyclic nucleotide-binding domain-containing protein has product MSTSVLAGSLKFLSLGDVLQLLGSNASTGVLRIKSKYAQQPGLIYIVNGNPVDASAGPATGLEALNALFGWLEGEFEFSEENVASNNVIKKSRMEIILDSLSLLDDGQIEILGPVTYEKKAKDPGKEPTLPIIRGPLVDYMYVVDEEEIYDGSKITVEGKHGSWFWVILEGVAEVCKETSEGSLKILRIGNGAFVGSIASFLVSGSVRSATIQAVGNVQLGVLDSQRLSIDYSRMSPDFRSLFLSLDKRLKQVTDRAVDIHLKKIMIEEFVKGKKPVLKQGDSNEKLFMIKKGEACIIRKTEYGYVPLVNLAERDFFGYMPFLDMAQEPFSALVLGSEDLEVREMDLELFKNEHNQLSATFKNIIEHLAICISVTTMRASDLYKKSVRKKTDKT; this is encoded by the coding sequence ATGAGTACATCCGTTTTGGCCGGCAGCCTTAAATTTCTGAGTCTGGGCGACGTCCTGCAGCTTTTGGGCTCAAACGCCAGCACCGGGGTTCTGCGCATAAAGAGTAAATACGCCCAGCAACCGGGATTGATCTATATCGTTAATGGTAATCCGGTAGACGCTTCCGCCGGCCCAGCCACCGGTCTTGAGGCGCTAAACGCTCTTTTTGGATGGCTTGAAGGCGAATTTGAATTCAGCGAGGAAAATGTTGCCAGCAATAATGTTATCAAGAAAAGCCGCATGGAAATAATTCTAGACAGCTTAAGTTTGCTGGATGACGGCCAGATCGAAATATTGGGTCCGGTCACTTATGAAAAAAAGGCCAAAGACCCTGGGAAAGAGCCGACCCTGCCGATCATCAGGGGGCCGCTGGTAGATTACATGTATGTGGTGGATGAGGAAGAGATCTATGACGGCAGCAAGATCACGGTTGAAGGCAAGCACGGCAGTTGGTTCTGGGTCATTTTGGAAGGCGTTGCCGAAGTATGTAAAGAAACTTCGGAAGGGTCCTTGAAAATACTTAGAATCGGTAACGGTGCCTTTGTCGGAAGCATTGCTTCTTTTTTGGTATCCGGCAGTGTTCGCAGCGCCACGATTCAAGCCGTCGGCAATGTTCAACTGGGCGTGCTCGATTCGCAGCGCCTCAGCATCGATTATTCGCGAATGTCCCCTGATTTCAGAAGCCTTTTCCTAAGTCTTGACAAACGGTTAAAGCAGGTTACGGATCGGGCTGTTGACATCCATTTAAAAAAGATCATGATCGAAGAGTTTGTAAAAGGTAAAAAACCGGTTCTTAAACAGGGTGACAGCAATGAAAAACTATTCATGATCAAAAAAGGTGAAGCCTGTATTATCCGTAAAACTGAATATGGTTACGTGCCCCTGGTGAACCTTGCTGAAAGAGATTTTTTCGGTTACATGCCCTTCCTTGATATGGCGCAGGAACCGTTTTCGGCTTTGGTTTTAGGATCAGAAGACCTCGAAGTCCGCGAGATGGACCTTGAACTCTTTAAGAATGAACATAATCAGCTTTCAGCCACTTTTAAAAACATCATCGAACATCTGGCAATCTGTATATCGGTGACCACCATGAGGGCATCTGATTTATACAAAAAAAGCGTCCGGAAGAAAACCGATAAAACTTAA